One region of Erwinia tracheiphila genomic DNA includes:
- the rsmI gene encoding 16S rRNA (cytidine(1402)-2'-O)-methyltransferase → MKQREEISASTLYIVPTPIGNLGDITQRALEVLANVDLIAAEDTRHTGLLLQHFAINAHLFALHDHNEQQKVETLLAKLQDGQRIALVSDAGTPLINDPGYHLVRLCREAGINVVPLPGACAAITALSAAGLPSDRFCYEGFLPAKTKSRCDVLRALEQEPRTLIFYESTHRLLYSLQDMVSVWGAGRYVVLAREITKTWESINGAPVGELLAWVQEDKNRRKGEMVLIVEGFQAEEDALPPEALRTLALLQQELPLKKAAQLTAEIHAVKKNALYKYALAQQQG, encoded by the coding sequence ATGAAACAACGCGAAGAGATTTCCGCCAGCACGCTGTACATCGTCCCGACGCCGATCGGCAACCTGGGCGATATTACCCAGCGTGCGTTGGAAGTGCTGGCAAATGTCGATCTGATTGCAGCGGAAGATACACGTCATACTGGTCTGTTGCTACAACATTTTGCCATCAATGCGCACCTGTTCGCATTACACGATCACAATGAGCAGCAGAAGGTGGAAACCCTGCTGGCAAAGCTCCAGGATGGACAGCGTATTGCACTGGTGTCGGATGCCGGAACACCTCTAATCAACGATCCCGGCTACCATCTGGTGCGGCTTTGCCGTGAGGCGGGCATCAACGTTGTGCCCTTACCCGGTGCCTGCGCCGCTATAACGGCATTGAGCGCGGCAGGGCTTCCGTCCGATCGATTCTGTTACGAAGGGTTTCTGCCAGCTAAAACTAAAAGCCGCTGCGATGTGCTGCGTGCGCTGGAGCAGGAACCGCGCACGCTGATTTTTTATGAGTCTACGCATCGGCTGTTGTACAGTTTGCAGGATATGGTATCGGTCTGGGGGGCTGGGCGCTACGTGGTGTTGGCGCGAGAAATCACGAAAACCTGGGAGTCAATCAACGGTGCTCCGGTAGGAGAGCTGTTGGCGTGGGTACAGGAAGATAAAAATCGCCGTAAAGGTGAGATGGTGCTGATTGTTGAGGGTTTTCAAGCGGAAGAAGATGCGCTTCCCCCGGAAGCGCTACGCACGCTGGCATTATTGCAACAGGAATTGCCGTTAAAAAAAGCCGCTCAGTTGACGGCAGAAATTCACGCGGTAAAAAAGAATGCGCTGTATAAATATGCGTTAGCCCAGCAGCAGGGGTGA